The genomic interval ACTTGAGGAAGTCATTTAGACCAACATGCATTGCGAGAAGCGCCGTTGTAGGGTCAGTACGCAGATTTCTCTTCACCTTATTGTTACCATGGTAAAACATAAACTGGACAAATTGATACTCTTCCGGTGGGATTCCTTTGAAAGCGGCTATTGATGCCAGGGGCGCCTCCTGAGTGTCCAACAATCCTGTGACCGTTGATCATCTCCTCGAAAAAACCATAGGCGTGGCAAGTAGGTATCTTTTGAGGCTCAGGTAAGGCCACTTTTCCGCTTAGCACGATATCAGTATATTCCTTGGTGAGCAATCTATGTTCCTGCAGGGCAATGGAGAAATTGAATAAGTCTTCGACAGTTGAGAAGCCTCCACCGGCAGGACCGCCCTTGATGACATGTAGGAAGAGGTTGTTTTTGCGCAATCCAGGCTCAGTTGCTCTTTCTTGTTGGGTACCAGCACTATAAGGCGAACTCCACTTCCTGCGGTTCAGCCACGGGGCTGTAGGACATCACGGGCGGCGACACCTTCAATCCTTCGACATTTTCATAGGTGGAAAGTTGCTCGGCAAATCCTTCAGCGCCGGCCTGCGTAACTACTGCCAGCTTATCCAGCAGCGCCAGGTCTTCCTCACCGGTTAGCTCTTTGAGCATGATGCCCCAGGTATCCCAAAGCAGCAGTTCCATCTTGTTTTGCGCGGCCAGGTCTTGAATCAGTTTGTGGCCAATAAACCACCATCCCTTCGCAAAACTATCAGGCTCGACGCCGAACTTGTCGGGGTTGGCCCTGTCCGCTCGACACCATTGCCATGCCAGGCCACCAACGATGAACTGGTCGCGAGGCACATCATGTACATCAAAGCGTATCCGATTCTCTTGAATATGTCGCTCGCTCATTTCCGGATCAACCAGGCGCCAGCGTTGTTCTTTGGCATCCCAGCATTCCACTATTTCGTGATCGTGGTTGAAGCCAGGAGTAAAGTAAGCGGCAAAACCGATGCGCGTGCGGGTAGGGATGCCGCGATAACGCGCCATGGAGCAGAACAGGGTCGCGAAATCACGACAGCATCCTACGAACCGCTTTTCAGGAGAACGCGCCCCGGTCAAGGGACGGTCATCGAGTTCGCGTATGCGTGCTAGCATCTTCGGTACGTAGCGGGTATCGATC from Ktedonobacteraceae bacterium carries:
- a CDS encoding transglutaminase domain-containing protein yields the protein MDLATYYTEQSSITNPAEYAHLYEDLPYDIAGLCKVVQGLIIHYRGAAMFNYTIPDERLAEIDTRYVPKMLARIRELDDRPLTGARSPEKRFVGCCRDFATLFCSMARYRGIPTRTRIGFAAYFTPGFNHDHEIVECWDAKEQRWRLVDPEMSERHIQENRIRFDVHDVPRDQFIVGGLAWQWCRADRANPDKFGVEPDSFAKGWWFIGHKLIQDLAAQNKMELLLWDTWGIMLKELTGEEDLALLDKLAVVTQAGAEGFAEQLSTYENVEGLKVSPPVMSYSPVAEPQEVEFAL